Below is a genomic region from Trichoderma asperellum chromosome 2, complete sequence.
TCATCCCCAACCGGTTTGCTAATACCTGGAAGCAAAGTTACACCTGTACTGTCTGCTCTTCCATGCCCTCACGCAATATTGCAATCTGCTTCTTAATCTCAATCCACAAGGGCAGCTCATCCAAGTCCGGATTCTCCTCAACTGGCTTGTCCAATACCTGGACCCAATCGTCCTCCGCCAAGTCTACCGTCATAACCATGGCATCATCCTGTCCATCATTCTCGTCATCGCCCTCACCTTTCCGCGCAATGGCAAGTAGGGCCGCCACAAACGCCTCTTGCATGTACGCGAAGCTGAAATCATCGGTAATCTCCGCAATGGCTGCGCAGAGATTGTCGGGGAAACTGACGGATTTGTTATCGGATAGTTTCTTCTGCCAGAAATGGCAGTAGGCGACGCGCTGGTCGTAGTCTGGGTCTGGGAACAGGTATTTTCTGTCAAAACGAGAGGGGCGTTTCTAGGTTAAAAGACAGACAATCATTCGGATATTAGTTTAGAGGCAACACAAAACTTGTATTTGAGGGAAAACTTACCGCAATACCAGGATCTAATCGATCTAGGTGATTGGTGCTTCCAATCATGAAAATACCGTCATTGCTCTTCAAACCGTCTACCTCGTTCAAGAAGTAGCTCCGAACGTCATCCGTGATAATGGTGTCGAGATCTTCGAAAACGAGATAGCACGGTGCAAACTCTCTCGCTTTTGAGAAGACCATATCAATGCTCTTCTCTGGTCCATAGAACTATTTCAAACGGTCTTGTCAGCGAGATGCTCGGTTTGTGTTAAAACGCACCAGCGCCAAACAATAAAACAATAATTCGCGAAcaaattaaagaaagctaAGAGGTAAACCTACCGAATTCAGAGACCTCACATACAATGTCGTGACCGGCTGCTTGAGATGGTAAAGCATGTTCATCGTCGCCTTAATTGAGATTGTCTTGCCGTTTCCAGGCGGGCCGTAATAGATGATGCCTC
It encodes:
- a CDS encoding uncharacterized protein (EggNog:ENOG41), translating into MDDFARREPLDQPSHEPPPQPHDETTRQFFHHSGARRTNTDTVIAKALRQQYPNLSLSIAPAASCNLTAYAASGHAQSTPLTDNDDHHVPASLSWKVYLPPARRMDGGLGVVAKDTQFEKYLYQWKDHDFIVYLVNGRDGGQSYPNVVNFYVLSTSEELATQLILAAGQWSSDLHEEIWVFDGGYWSKSAELYQSAMKASWESVILDQQMKDALIEDHLSFFRSRATYDRLKVPWKRGIIYYGPPGNGKTISIKATMNMLYHLKQPVTTLYVRSLNSFYGPEKSIDMVFSKAREFAPCYLVFEDLDTIITDDVRSYFLNEVDGLKSNDGIFMIGSTNHLDRLDPGIAKRPSRFDRKYLFPDPDYDQRVAYCHFWQKKLSDNKSVSFPDNLCAAIAEITDDFSFAYMQEAFVAALLAIARKGEGDDENDGQDDAMVMTVDLAEDDWVQVLDKPVEENPDLDELPLWIEIKKQIAILREGMEEQTVQV